The following coding sequences are from one Acidobacteriota bacterium window:
- a CDS encoding Crp/Fnr family transcriptional regulator, translating into MSQISDHFSAELTEGLFAIGRRRSFGGGEHVFFEGDPATFLPIILAGKIKMVRYPEAGKEIIIGTFQAGEIFAIPPAMDGKRFPATAVAIENSSLLMVPRGEFLALMESSSEFSSLVLNRMCGILRDRADTVQILATPSAEQRVASIILRLTGEMNAGEVKKITHRRQDIAEMAGLSLETTIRTIRKLAEKGYLKIVGGRIFVETTEHLRTLIR; encoded by the coding sequence GAGTCAAATATCCGACCATTTTAGTGCCGAACTAACAGAAGGTCTCTTTGCTATTGGACGCAGACGTTCGTTCGGTGGCGGCGAGCACGTTTTTTTCGAGGGTGATCCGGCCACATTTTTGCCGATCATATTGGCTGGAAAGATCAAAATGGTTCGCTATCCTGAGGCGGGTAAGGAGATCATCATTGGCACGTTTCAGGCTGGCGAGATATTCGCAATTCCGCCGGCGATGGACGGAAAGCGATTTCCCGCAACAGCCGTTGCAATCGAGAACAGCTCGCTTCTAATGGTCCCGCGGGGTGAGTTTCTTGCTTTAATGGAATCATCGTCCGAATTTTCTTCCCTGGTGCTTAACCGAATGTGCGGCATTCTCCGTGACCGTGCCGATACCGTTCAGATTTTGGCCACGCCATCCGCCGAGCAGCGTGTTGCGAGCATTATTTTGAGGCTTACGGGTGAAATGAATGCCGGCGAAGTTAAGAAGATCACCCATCGACGGCAAGATATAGCTGAGATGGCAGGGCTTTCGCTCGAGACCACGATCCGGACTATCCGAAAACTCGCGGAAAAGGGATATCTGAAAATAGTCGGCGGAAGAATATTCGTCGAAACGACTGAGCATCTTCGCACTCTTATCCGTTAG